Proteins encoded in a region of the Ciona intestinalis chromosome 6, KH, whole genome shotgun sequence genome:
- the LOC100181370 gene encoding RAD50-interacting protein 1-like — MASLYGDEINQYLDATFGSDVKSLKNIENIFKEAKRKSEALKLQLTKAKEERTEKIESAISASVDALEHAKALDGATESIMTEVLSRLDDSETAVEKFRAVKAKIDEVERYVSYFKWIEKIDEASGGVQQSILSDSMQDACATFRTLVNHYTCFTGNQTKCKHLVNYLKDTIMFWYKILKDKLSKDLDGILKQINYPFINSPGPNTLQKAPNNPEKSIPSPYTNLDPAIHLTEVIKNLLVLNLPPELGRSSEASTSHAEKQEDLLLPFQLLLRPLKRRFIFHFTGTKPTNVIHKPEWYLTQILNWLENHAGFLEHTIQPILDDNGLAHRDAVVMFAQGLLQLVWAKLSVDIEEIIYTDELYSHVVDEVLLFDRELRAVHDIPTAVLNTSSPLTVLTQTHCIQKWLNIERTCAAERLDTLLASDEAWTSKFSEITEDIDEQRTPQCAETFVIMLQTMTDRHLLPFILQARISSTDSTVFDATIHLFGRICTEGVESHTQLLLNEFREKCKPYMYDGWLALPTAEEQLVFVVSQSACGMLAVLQDRLHFLEQRLCRELFTQLWRVIAENVDIYLFNEVIVKNHFNSGGAAQIHYDMTRNLFPMFGHYTSKPDNYFKRVKEGCILLTLQSGSALLLREVLEESLKPPDPMDPHPTPVKPTSALNDIGVFLLSAKQALDIIKRRVEWT, encoded by the exons ATGGCGTCTTTATATGGAGATGAAATCAACCAATATCTGGACGCAACTTTTGGATCAGAcgtaaaaagtttgaaaaatattgaaaatatttttaaagaggCAAAGCGGAAAAGTGAAGCCTTGAAACTGCAG TTAACAAAAGCTAAAGAAGAAAGAACAGAAAAAATTGAATCCGCTATCTCTGCATCAGTTGACGCCCTTGAGCATGCTAAAGCACTTGATGGCGCTACAGAGAGTATTATGACGGAAGTATTGTCACGCTTGGATGATTCGGAAACGGCAGTGGAAAAGTTCCGAGCGGTGAAAGCTAAAATCGATGAAGTGGAACGATACGTGTCGTATTTTAAATGGATCGAAAAAATTGATGAAGCGAg TGGAGGTGTACAACAGTCAATACTAAGCGACAGCATGCAAGATGCATGTGCTACATTCAGAACATTAGTCAACCATTATACATGCTTCACTGGTAACCAAACTAAATGCAAACACCTGGTCAACTACTTGAAAGATACCATCATGTTCTGGTACAAAATACTGAAGGATAAACTGTCAAA AGATTTAGATGGCATTCTGAAGCAGATAAATTACCCGTTCATCAACAGCCCTGGTCCAAACACACTTCAAAAGGCTCCAAACAACCCAGAAAAGTCAATCCCAAGTCCATACACCAACCTAGACCCTGCAATACACTTAACTGAAGTTATAAAGAACCTGTTGGTTCTAAATTTGCC TCCAGAGTTAGGAAGGAGCAGTGAAGCCAGTACATCACATGCAGAAAAAC AAGAAGATCTACTACTCCCATTTCAACTTTTACTTCGACCCCTCAAGCGAAGATTCATCTTCCACTTCACGGGAACCAAACCAACGAACGTCATTCATAAACCTGAGTGGTATTTAACGCAG ATATTAAACTGGTTGGAGAACCATGCCGGGTTCTTAGAGCATACGATTCAACCAATACTTGATGATAATGGACTTGCACATAGAGATGCTGTG GTTATGTTCGCACAAGGTCTCTTACAACTTGTGTGGGCCAAGTTATCAGTGGATATCGAAGAGATTATCTACACCGATGAACTGTATTCTCATGTAGTGGATGAG gttttattatttgaccGTGAATTACGAGCAGTGCATGACATACCCACTGCTGTATTGAACACCTCAAGTCCACTTACCGTACTTACACAGACGCATTGTATACAGAAGTGGCTCAACATTGAAAGAACAT GTGCTGCTGAAAGACTTGACACTTTACTTGCATCTGATGAAGCGTGGACATCTAAGTTTAGTGAAATAACCGAAGATATTGATGAACAAAGAACCCCTCAGTGCGCGGAAACATTTGTTATTATGTTACAAACAATGACCGATCGG CATTTATTACCCTTCATACTACAGGCTCGTATTAGCTCAACGGATAGCACTGTATTTGATGCCACAATCCATTTGTTTGGCCGTATTTGCACTGAAGGTGTGGAAAGCCATACACAACTTTTGTTAAATGAGTTTCGCGAAAAATGTAAACCTTATATGTATGATGG TTGGCTAGCCTTGCCCACAGCAGAAGAACAATTGGTGTTTGTAGTGTCACAATCTGCATGCGGTATGCTAGCTGTATTACAAGATAGACTGCATTTTCTTGAACAGAGATTATGTAGAGAGCTATTCACTCAGCTATGGAGAGTTATTGCTGAAAATGtggatatttatttgtttaacgaG GTAATAGTAAAGAACCACTTTAACAGTGGGGGAGCTGCACAAATACATTACGATATGACTCGTAACTTGTTCCCGATGTTTGGCCATTATACCAGCAAGCCTGACAACTATTTTAAAAG AGTAAAAGAGGGGTGTATACTCCTAACCCTACAAAGCGGCAGCGCCTTGTTGTTACGAGAGGTTTTAGAAGAATCCCTGAAACCCCCAGACCCTATGGACCCACACCCTACCCCAGTTAAACCAACTTCTGCGCTAAATGACATCGGGGTGTTCCTTCTTTCAGCAAAGCAAGCACTGGATATTATAAAGAGAAGGGTGGAGTGGACATAG
- the LOC100175217 gene encoding LOW QUALITY PROTEIN: 60S ribosomal protein L24-like (The sequence of the model RefSeq protein was modified relative to this genomic sequence to represent the inferred CDS: deleted 1 base in 1 codon), producing the protein MRTELCQFSGLKIYPGHGKRYIRIDGKSFNLLSGKCQALLLAKKNPRKICWTVLYRRKHKKGTQEEVTKKRTRRNVKFQRAIQGASWGEIVAKRNQKPAVRKAARDQAIKAAKEKKKSAEQAKKVQKAAKPAGQKSKATKNVRASAPRVGGKR; encoded by the exons ATGAG GACCGAGCTGTGTCAGTTCAGTGGATTAAAAATCTACCCGGGGCACGGGAAACGATACATTCGTATCGACGGCAAGAGTTTCAACCTTTTATCGGGAAAATGCCAAGCCCTTTTGCTCGCTAAGAAAAACCCAAGAAAAATTTGTTGGACTGTCTTGTACCGACGAAAGCACAAGAAGGGTACCCAG GAAGAGGTCACTAAAAAGCGAACTCGTCGTAACGTGAAGTTCCAGCGAGCCATTCAAGGTGCATCATGGGGCGAGATT GTTGCCAAGAGAAACCAAAAGCCCGCTGTGCGCAAAGCTGCACGCGATCAAGCAATAAA AGCTGCTAAAGAAAAGAAGAAATCTGCAGAACAAGCGAAGAAGGTTCAAAAGGCAGCTAAACCAGCCGGTCAGAAATCAAAAGCAACGAAAAATGTTCGTGCTTCTGCACCAAGAGTTGGTGGTAAacgataa
- the LOC100183310 gene encoding LRR receptor-like serine/threonine-protein kinase FLS2, with product MKVVSILLILWWTVRLCFSLACPRECRCDMRRKIVFCNERGLKYVPYGIPTNTRVLHLQGNVIVNSPTSEENLRRLSSLRKLDLHGNKLTSFPKKLPSSLEYISLQRNHLKYVGRDVLSGLTRLTELHLDGNNITSAGISRSAFKNALSLQVLVMTGNLLTSLPLNLPPSIRFLRLDKNRIDVVSSSAAKTLTSLSAIDLSHNRINTGLDEGAFSQLSSLRSLNLQANLLHSVPKYLPTGLNELLLAKNKIKFIRSDATALNSLTELKKLDLSSNQIESVQVSAFDGLINLRSVELHDNPWRCDCYLLYLKSWSSETAAIIGSQGNVRCYSPGAFQGVTLGSIDVETLSEQCAQTSGNAISIQNIGTSSIGFEFTGFKAHDPDYLTYIAIYGKLLCSNCTVDTMNPLTKAVEVLEVTSAKPVNSTQNQLSNLDADTRYVICVYTSYTSANDVTVSSCQEFRTAVNPVKENETGIRRKSLPSWLVVTMSAVLFSTVVVIIMLIVWKVYTSRSTVTKSSYVTSHERYLPPQYVQPDVTYPTTGNGVEIHTYSGNDVKRCCAGLSASTTTLDARPEFDVALLVRTHNTVRPNSHSDTDVASTTQTGITEANGSIDSLTYAAATLPRRPTSQIYSHFHCDVTPRHNDSRYSWFGSPSTDLDDTGVYV from the coding sequence ATGAAAGTAGTGTCAATATTACTGATTTTGTGGTGGACTGTTAGGCTTTGCTTTTCCTTGGCGTGCCCGCGAGAGTGCCGGTGCGACATGAGACGGAAAATAGTGTTCTGTAATGAAAGGGGGCTAAAATATGTCCCGTATGGAATACCTACGAACACACGGGTGCTACACTTACAAGGAAATGTTATAGTAAACAGTCCAACTTCGGAAGAGAACTTAAGAAGACTCTCAAGCCTCCGAAAGCTTGATTTGCATGGAAATAAATTAACCTCCTTTCCGAAAAAGCTTCCTTCCAGTCTGGAGTATATTTCGCTTCAGCGAAACCACCTGAAATACGTAGGTCGTGACGTACTCTCCGGTTTGACACGCTTAACTGAGTTACACCTTGATGGAAACAACATTACTAGCGCTGGGATTTCAAGAAGCGCGTTCAAAAACGCTCTCTCTTTGCAAGTTTTAGTGATGACCGGTAACCTGTTGACGTCATTACCACTCAATCTGCCACCAAGTATTAGATTTCTTCGCTTGGATAAAAATCGTATCGACGTGGTTAGTAGTTCAGCGGCTAAAACTTTAACCAGTCTTTCAGCGATCGACTTGTCTCATAATAGAATCAATACCGGTCTGGATGAAGGGGCATTTTCCCAACTCTCAAGCCTAAGGTCGCTGAACCTGCAAGCCAATTTGCTGCACTCAGTGCCCAAGTACCTACCCACTGGCCTAAACGAACTACTGCTcgctaaaaacaaaattaaattcattCGATCGGATGCTACAGCCCTGAATAGCCTCACCGAGCTTAAGAAATTGGACCTTTCCTCAAACCAAATCGAAAGTGTGCAAGTCAGCGCTTTTGacggtttaataaatttgcGGTCTGTGGAGCTACATGATAACCCATGGCGATGCGACTGCTATCTTTTATATCTGAAATCCTGGTCTTCGGAAACAGCAGCCATCATTGGAAGCCAGGGTAATGTACGTTGTTACTCGCCTGGTGCATTTCAGGGCGTTACATTGGGAAGTATTGACGTAGAAACTCTGTCAGAACAATGTGCACAAACCAGTGGGAACGCTATTTCAATACAAAACATTGGCACAAGCAGTATTGGGTTCGAATTCACTGGTTTCAAAGCGCACGATCCGGATTACTTAACCTATATAGCAATATACGGCAAACTACTGTGTTCTAATTGCACAGTAGATACCATGAACCCCCTCACCAAAGCTGTAGAAGTATTAGAAGTAACGTCAGCCAAACCTGTCAACTCTACACAGAATCAGCTTTCCAATTTAGACGCTGACACTCGTTACGTCATTTGCGTGTACACGTCATACACTTCTgctaatgacgtcacggtTTCGTCATGCCAAGAATTCCGTACAGCAGTTAACCCAGTCAAAGAAAACGAAACCGGAATTAGACGTAAAAGCTTACCATCGTGGCTCGTGGTTACAATGAGCGCTGTATTATTTTCAACTGTTGTCGTCATAATCATGCTCATTGTTTGGAAAGTCTATACCTCGCGATCGACAGTGACGAAGTCAAGTTACGTCACCAGCCACGAACGCTACTTACCCCCTCAATATGTGCAACCTGACGTCACATACCCTACGACCGGTAACGGTGTAGAGATACATACCTACAGCGGTAACGACGTGAAGAGGTGCTGTGCAGGTTTATCTGCAAGTACTACAACATTGGACGCAAGGCCAGAGTTCGACGTCGCTCTACTGGTGCGTACACATAACACGGTACGCCCGAACAGCCACAGCGACACTGACGTTGCTTCTACAACCCAGACCGGTATAACAGAGGCAAACGGTTCAATTGATAGTTTGACGTACGCGGCCGCGACGCTGCCAAGAAGGCCCACGTCACAAATATACTCTCACtttcattgtgacgtcacgccGCGTCACAATGACTCGCGATATTCGTGGTTTGGTTCGCCGTCAACGGACTTGGACGACACTGGAGTTTACGTATAA
- the LOC100178829 gene encoding ADP-ribosylation factor 2 has protein sequence YKNISFTVWDVGGQDKIRPLWRHYFQNTQGLIFVVDSNDRERIVEAKEELTRMLNEDELRDAVVLVYANKQDLPNAMSTSDVTEKMGLHSLRNRCWYMQATCATTGDGLYEGLDWLSNQLKQARNLSFPYFSILNSANMGNATQKLFSSLLGKQEMRIMMVGLDAAGKTTILYKLKLGEIITTIPTIGFNVKTVEYKNISFTVWDVGGQDKNRPLWRHYIQNIQGLIFVVDSNDRERIAEAKEELYRLISEDELREASVLVYANKQDLPNAMTVAAVTDKIGLHSLRNREWYIQATCATTGDGLYEGLDWLVCNQIKKARN, from the exons TACAAGAACATTAGTTTTACTGTGTGGGACGTTGGTGGCCAAGACAAAATCCGACCTTTGTGGAGACATTACTTCCAAAACACCCAAG GCCTTATATTTGTTGTGGATAGCAATGATAGGGAGCGAATAGTCGAAGCCAAAGAAGAACTTACCCGGATGTTAAATGAAGATGAGTTAAGAGATGCTGTGGTGTTGGTCTATGCAAATAAACAG GACCTTCCAAACGCTATGAGTACGTCAGATGTGACAGAAAAAATGGGGCTTCACTCGTTGCGGAATAGATGTTGGTATATGCAGGCAACTTGTGCTACTACTGGCGATGGCTTGTATGAAGGGTTAGATTGGCTCTctaatcaattaaaacaagcTCGTAACT TGTCTTTTCcatatttttctatattaaaTAGTGCTAACATGGGTAACGCAACCCAAAAGCTGTTTAGCAGTCTTCTTGGCAAGCAAGAAATGCGAATCATGATGGTGGGACTTGACGCTGCTGGAAAAACGACAATTCTGTACAAATTAAAGCTCGGAGAAATTATCACCACCATTCCTACTATTG GTTTTAATGTTAAGACAGTGGAATACAAGAACATCAGTTTTACTGTGTGGGACGTTGGTGGCCAAGACAAAAACCGACCATTGTGGAGACATTACATTCAAAACATTCAAG GCCTTATATTTGTTGTGGATAGCAATGACAGGGAACGTATAGCAGAAGCAAAGGAAGAGCTTTATCGATTAATAAGTGAAGATGAGTTAAGAGAAGCTTCGGTTTTGGTCTATGCAAATAAACAG GACCTCCCAAATGCTATGACTGTGGCAGCTGTGACAGATAAAATTGGGCTGCATTCGTTGCGCAATAGAGAATGGTATATCCAGGCAACTTGTGCTACTACTGGAGATGGCTTGTATGAAGGGTTAGACTGGCTCGTCtgtaatcaaataaaaaaggcTCGTAACTGA
- the LOC100176511 gene encoding LOW QUALITY PROTEIN: kynureninase-like (The sequence of the model RefSeq protein was modified relative to this genomic sequence to represent the inferred CDS: inserted 1 base in 1 codon), with amino-acid sequence MAQFKYGSSTPSEVLTDLAAKNNVSVLDREFQVFLDANDELSNLRDDFLIPKKSTFPGVDCDDEDQNGNCAYLCGNSLGLQPKSAQQDAQKVLQNWELNAIECHKVGYLPAIFCDNFARDGMAKLVGCHRDEVVIMNGLTVNLHLMMVSFYQPTQTRHKILIEEHAFPSDYYVVRSQIQQRGXRPDSSMLFLKPRKGEEIFRMEDVLEVIKKEGDSIALVMLPGVHYFTGQVFDIKTITHTAHAKGCYVGFDLAHAVGNIELELHEWDVDFSCWCTYKYLNSGPGNLGAAFVHKKFNDAKLPKFLGWWGHRESTRFEMSNDLDFASGAESYRLSNPPPLLVACVLASLKVFGKTSIRKLREKSFLLTGYLEFMLKHYFSKQPGSSKPSVEILTPTNFNERGCQVSLRFSCSLLEVSNKLKKEGMIFDTRQPNVMRVSPVPLYNTFHDVYRFVQALRKSLSI; translated from the exons ATGGCACAATTTAAATACGGCAGTTCTACACCAAGCGAAGTTTTAACGGATTTGGCAGCAAAAAATAATGTCAGTGTTTTAGATAGAGAATTTCAAGTATTTCTAGATGCAAATGATGAATTATCGAATTTGCGGGACGATTTTTTAATCCCAAAGAAATCTACTTTCCCCGGcg tGGATTGTGATGATGAAGACCAAAATGGAAATTGTGCTTATCTCTGTGGTAACTCACTGGGCCTACAACCCAAGTCTGCACAACAAGATGCACAAAAG gttCTTCAAAATTGGGAATTGAATGCAATAGAATGCCACAAAGTAGGATATTTACCTGCAATATTCTGTGATAATTTCGCAAGAGATGGAATGGCTAAGTTGGTTGGATGTCATAGGGATGAG GTTGTTATCATGAATGGCTTGACAGTGAACTTACATTTAATGATGGTGTCATTTTACCAACCAACACAAACAAGACACAAGATATTAATAGAAGAACATGCTTTCCCATCTGACTATTATGTCGTCAGATCCCAAATACAACAGCGTG TTCGACCTGACTCCTCAATGTTGTTCCTTAAGCCAagaaag ggTGAAGAGATTTTTCGCATGGAAGATGTCCTTGAAGTCATTAAAAAAGAAGGAGATTCCATTGCTTTGGTTATGCTGCCTGGGGTTCATTACTTTACTGGTCAGGTGTTTGACATAAAAACTATCACCCATACAGCTCATGCTAAAGGATGTTAT GTTGGTTTTGATCTTGCCCATGCAGTTGGAAATATTGAACTAGAGTTACATGAATGGGATGTAGACTTCTCATGTTGGTGCACATACAAGTATCTTAACTCTGGCCCTGGTAATCTTGGTGCCGCATTTGTGCACAAGAAGTTTAATGACGCAAAACTGCCAAAGTTTTTAG GTTGGTGGGGTCACAGGGAATCCACCCGATTTGAAATGAGTAACGACCTCGATTTTGCATCTGGAGCTGAATCTTATCGTCTCTCCAACCCCCCACCCTTACTAGTGGCTTGTGTACTTGCTAGTTTGAAAGTGTTTGGTAAAACAAGCATCAGAAAATTAAgggaaaaaagttttcttttaacAGG TTACTTAGAGTTCATGTTAAAGCATTACTTTTCCAAACAACCTGGATCATCAAAACCTAGCGTGGAAATTTTAACCCCAACCAACTTTAACGAAAGAGGTTGCCAGGTCTCGCTGAGATTCTCATGTTCGTTGCTGGAGG TGAGCAACAAACTGAAGAAAGAAGGAATGATCTTCGACACCAGGCAACCAAATGTAATGAGAGTGTCACCTGTCCCGTTATACAACACTTTCCATGATGTGTATCGTTTTGTACAAGCGCTGCGTAAATCATTGTCAATTTAG